A region of the Syntrophales bacterium genome:
GAACAGATATAAAATGCAAGCAAAGATCCCTTGCCTTGCAACTGGGGTTGGTTCAATCGTGCAGATTGGATCAAAACATTAAGCAACTAAGAACTCATAACTCAAAACTTATGTTTGCCCCCTTACCAACCCCCAACAAAGCCCAAGATACTCATAAAAGGCCCTTTCCGTATTGGCCAAGGTCCCGGCTTGCGGGAAAAAGTCTGTAACTTGCAAAGGCGCCCATACAGCCCGAAAATCTGTAGGGGCCGCAATCGGTTGCGTGCCGGAACGAATAAACATCCTCATTGCTCGCGGCATATGGCTGGCAGAAGTCACCAGATAAAAAGGGGCCTGCCCCAAACGATCCCGCAAAAATTTTGCCTGATCGATGGTGTCCCAGGAAGCCGACTCCAATATTATTCTCTCCCGTGCCACACCTTGATCAAGGGCAACTTGCTGCATGATCAAGGCGTCTGGAGAGATTCCCTGATAATCCCCACCGGAAAGAACCAACCGCGACTGAGGGATGAGGCGGCTGAGCCGCACCCCTTCCAGTAAACGTTTCAAGCTGGCGTCACCCAATCGGTCTTCCGGAGTGAGAGCTTTATCTCCCCGGGAACCGCCGCCAAGTACCACAATCCATCGCACCTCTTTATTCAAACTGGACGATGAAACGGGTTGATATTGACTTTCCAGAGGACGCAAAATCAAGTAGCCAAAGGGAGCAAAAGAAAAGAGGTAAAGAATTGCAACTCCCGCTAAAACAATCGACCTTCTTCTTTTCTTAAGAAAAACACCCAAGAGGAGAAGCTCTATAACCAATGCCAGGGGAAAGAAAAATCGGCTGACCAGCTTCTTAAGGACGAACATCATCATTGGGGGCTTTCCCCGACCTTTCAGCGGGGATGGCGATAGAGGTCGTCATGGTCGAGGAGACGCAGGAGGTGGAGCGATGCCGACCAGTCCGGGTTTCCCGCCGGCAGCGTTTTCTCCGGATCGAAGGAGAGGCGGTATCGCTGGTCCACGCGAGCGGCCCACGCCGTCGGGTCATTGACGATGCGCTCCAAGTGCAGGCCGGGATGGAGAGGATTTCTTTCAAGAAGACCCAGGGTCTTCGCGATCTTCTTCATGATCTCCGGTTGACGACGAAAGCGTTCCGCATCCTCAATGAACTTCTCACTCGGGATCAGTTTCGGCAT
Encoded here:
- a CDS encoding YdcF family protein; translated protein: MMMFVLKKLVSRFFFPLALVIELLLLGVFLKKRRRSIVLAGVAILYLFSFAPFGYLILRPLESQYQPVSSSSLNKEVRWIVVLGGGSRGDKALTPEDRLGDASLKRLLEGVRLSRLIPQSRLVLSGGDYQGISPDALIMQQVALDQGVARERIILESASWDTIDQAKFLRDRLGQAPFYLVTSASHMPRAMRMFIRSGTQPIAAPTDFRAVWAPLQVTDFFPQAGTLANTERAFYEYLGLCWGLVRGQT
- a CDS encoding type II toxin-antitoxin system RelE/ParE family toxin, which encodes MPKLIPSEKFIEDAERFRRQPEIMKKIAKTLGLLERNPLHPGLHLERIVNDPTAWAARVDQRYRLSFDPEKTLPAGNPDWSASLHLLRLLDHDDLYRHPR